Genomic window (Thermoanaerobaculia bacterium):
GCGGCTTCCCGACATTCTCTGGATCCCGCTGCACGAGCTGCCGCAGCGTCTGGGCGAGGTCCCGCGTGACCGCCCGGTCTACGCCCTCTGTCACAGCGGAATCCGCTCGGCCGCGGCCACGACACTGTTGCGCGAGCAGGGTTTCGCCGCGGCCCGCAACCTCGCCGGCGGTATCGACGCCTGGAGCCGCGAGGTCGACTCCAGCCTGCCGCGCTACTGAGCGGGGCTTTTCCACCACCGGCTCCTGCTTCGTCCAGACCCCGGACGGACTCCAGGAGTCAGACCCGGACGAGCGCGCAACCGCGCCGCCGCGGAATGACCTAAGTCAAGCAGCTACAGTTCTTTAGGCCGCTCCTCCTGGATCGGGATGGATTGGCAGCGGGCTTGCGATAGTGCCTGGCATGACCCAGGCAACCGCCCTTCACGCAGCCGCCGCTCCGCTACCGAACGTTCTGGTCGTCGACGACGATCAGGCGACCCGGGAGCTTCTGGCGACGGTACTCTCCCGTAGCGGTTGCCGGGTCACTTGTGCCGAAGAGCTCGAGGAGGCGGCCGCCATCCTCGAGTACCGCGACTACGACGCACTCTGTGTCGACCTCGACCTGCGCGGCCTCTCCGGCCTCGAAGGACTCGAGCTGGTCGGGCAGGCGCACCACCGCTGGCCCCAGCTCAACATCGTGGTCCAGACCGGCAACGGCGACCCCGAGGTTCATCGCGCCTGCTTCCGCTTCGGCGCGCGTTCCGTCTTCGTCAAGGGCCGCCCGATCGTCGAGTTCCTGCACCTGATCCAACCACAGAAGGAGGAGGTCGCGTCATGTTGAAGTCGCTGATGGAGCGTGTCATCGAGCCCGGAGCGATCACGGCGTTGTTCCAGCCGATCGTACGCATCCTCGAGGGCGACTCGAAGATCGTCGCCGTCGAGGGCCTGGCGCGCGGACCGAGGGGTTCGACGCTCGAGGCGCCCGACATTCTCTTCGAGTTCGCCCGGCGCAAGAACGAAGAGTCGGTCGTCGATCGGGCCGCGATCTCGTCCATCCTGCGCGAGGCGCGAAAGCTCCCCTCCGACCTCGCCCTGCACCTGAACGTCCACGCTTCGACGCTCGGTCGCGACGGGCGTTTCGTCGATTTCCTGATCAAGACCAGCTCGAGCCTCGGGATCGAGCTCAAGCGCCTCACGCTCGAGATCGTCGAGCACTCGAACTTCGTGGAGGAGGACAACTTCCTCGCCGCGCTCGCCGAGCTGCGCGCCGCCGGATGCAGTGTCGCCCTCGACGACGTCGGAATCGGTACCTCGAACTTCCGCATGATGCTGATCACGCGTCCGACGATGCTGAAGATCGACCGCTATCTGGTCACCGGCATCGCGAACGACACCTACCAGCAGGCGACGATGCGCGCCATTCGCCTGCTCGCCGATCAGGTGCACGCCGACCTGGTGGCCGAGGGTGTCGAGACCGAAGAGGACCTCAAGGCACTGCGCACCCTCGGCATCGAGTTCGCCCAGGGCTACCTGTTCTCGCGCCCGCGCGCCGCCGAAGACCTGATGGCGACCCTTCTGCGACCGCTCCAGGCGGTGGCCCCTGCGGCCGCGATCCCGGCGAGCGCTCCGCGCGCCGCGGCGTGGTCCAGCCATGGCGGCCTCTCTCTGGTGGCGCAGGCGAGCTGAGCCCGATCTCGAATTCCTCATGAAAGACCGCACCGACGGGAGCCGACAATGATCGAAAGTCTCTGGGCGCGCCGCAGCAAGACCTCCGAATCCTCCAGCGAGAGTCGACAACGAAGATCTGGCGCGGCGCAGAAAGTCCGGCCCGGACAGGGCCGCAAGGAGCCGGCGGACCCGACGGCCTGCCTCCAGGCGATGTTCGCCTCCCGCAACCTCCTGGTCGCGATCAAGGATCTCGACGGGCGCTACCTCGAGGTCAACGAAGCCTACGCCGGCGCCCTGGGGCTCGACCCGGTGGCGGTACGTGGCCGGCTCGATCGCGACCTGCTCACTCCGGACGTCGCCGGCGAGATGGCCCAGCGCGAGCGTCTGGCGATGCGCGGCGTGGCGCTCAAGCCCGGTCTCGAGGCGTTTGCCGCCGACGCTCCCGTCTACCTGGTCGAGCGTCTGCCGATTCTCGACAGCCGGGGCGGGCTGGCTGCCGTCTGCCTGATCGCGATGGCATCTCCGGTGGTGATCGGGGATGCCGCAGTGGTGGAGAGGATGCCTGCCGTGGAGGCAGAAGCCCCATCCGGGCCGCTTCCCGGCAACCCGCCGTCACCCGAAGGCTGCGCAGCGGAGACGCCGCCGCCCGGCGGCTGGCTAAGGGTCTCCTCGGCTTCGAACCAGCTGGAGTGGGATGCTGCCCTCTACCGGTCGCTCCTGTCCCTGTTCTGCCAGCGCTACGAAGGCTTCGGCGTGCGGCTCGCCGAGCGCCTCGCCGCGGGCGAGATCGGAGATCTGGCGAAGGACCTCGGCCGGCTCGCCTCGGGAGCGCGCAACCTCGGCGCGATTCCTCTCGCCGGACTCGCGGCCGGGCTGCTGGCGATCGTCGAACGGGGCGAGATCGAAACCCTCGCCGGGCAACTCGGCCAGTTTCGCCGCGCTCTCGACGCGACGATCCTCGTCATCGAGTGCCGGATCCGCTCGACCGCCGAGCCTTTCGAGTGGCCGGCGGCCAGGGAGGCCGCCAGCGGAAACGGGGCGTTCAGCGCGACGACCCTGGTGTCCGCGCTCGCGGTCGCCTGACGGCGCTCAGGCGGGAGCGGCCGCCGACTCTGGGGTCGGCAGCTCGATCCAGAAGGTCGAACCGCCGGCGCCCGAGTCGAAGCCGATCGTGCCACCGTGAGCCTCCACCGCCAGACGGCAGAAGGGAAGGCCCAGGCCGACCGCGCGCCGATGCGGGCCGCGGTCGCCGGCGCGGGTGGCGTACTTCTCGAACACCCGCGGTCGAAAGTCGTCGGGAATGGCCGAGCCGGTGTCGTGTACCTCGAGTCGCGCGCGGGCGCCATGCGTCGAAGCGACGATGCGCACCTTGGCGTCGTCCTCGGAGTTGCGCAGCGCGTTGGCAACCAGGTTGGCGATGACGCGGCGCAGAACCTCGCTGTCGGCATGCACGACGATGCGTCCTGGCGTTGCCGTTTCGAGGACCAGCCGGCGGACGCTCGCCGGGCCGAGTGAAGCGAGCGCCAGGTCGAGGATGGCACGCAGGTCCCGGTCGGCGAGCTGAAGCGGGAGCTTGCCCGACTCCAGGCGATCGGTGTCGAGCATCGCGTCGACCAGGCGAACCAGGCTGCGGGCGCCGTCGAGCGCCTGTGCCACGTAGTCGCGATGGTCCTCGCCGAGCCGGTCGCCGTCGAGATCGAGAAGTTCGAGGTAGCCGCTCACGGCCATGAGAGGCGACCGCATGTCGTGGGCCACCATGTGCACGAGGTCGTGCCGGAAGTGCTCGACCTCGTGCAGTCGCGCGAGGTTCGCGTCGAGCTCGCGCAGGTGCAGCTCGGCCGCCCGGCGCAGGCGCTCGATCTCGAGGTGGGTTGCGACACGCACCCGAACCTCCTCGAGGAAGAACGGCTTGGTCACGTAGTCGACGCCGCCGGCGGCGAAGGCCTTCATCTTGCCTTCGATGTCGCCGAGGCCGGACAGGAAAATGACCGGGGTGGAGGCGAACCGCTCTTGCTCCTTCAGCCGGCGGCAGGTCTCGTAGCCGTCGATGCCCGGCATGTCGATGTCGAGGAGCACCAGGTCGGGAGGACGCAGGTTCGCCGCGGCAATCGCCTCGAGGCCGCCCGCCGCCTCCTCGACCTCGAAGCCCGCTTCCTGCAGCGCGCGGGCGAGCATCTTCCGGTGGGCGGGCTCGTCGTCGACGACGAGCAGGCGGTTACCGGCCGCGGGGGGTTCGTTCACAGGGGCTCCGAAGCGGACTCTTCGCGCTCGCTGCGGTAGTCCGTAGGTCGCAACCCCCAGGATTTCAGGCGCTGGTAGAGCGTGCTGCGCGGAATCCCGAGCCGGTCCGCGGCGCGATCGACCTGGCCGTTCTCGAGCCGCAGGATCTGCTCGACGTAGCGCCGCTCGACCTCATCGAGCGATCCCTGGTAGATCTCTCCCGCGGATCGTGCCTCCGGTCGGGTGCCGGACCGGCGCTCGAGG
Coding sequences:
- a CDS encoding response regulator; protein product: MTQATALHAAAAPLPNVLVVDDDQATRELLATVLSRSGCRVTCAEELEEAAAILEYRDYDALCVDLDLRGLSGLEGLELVGQAHHRWPQLNIVVQTGNGDPEVHRACFRFGARSVFVKGRPIVEFLHLIQPQKEEVASC
- a CDS encoding EAL domain-containing protein, translated to MLKSLMERVIEPGAITALFQPIVRILEGDSKIVAVEGLARGPRGSTLEAPDILFEFARRKNEESVVDRAAISSILREARKLPSDLALHLNVHASTLGRDGRFVDFLIKTSSSLGIELKRLTLEIVEHSNFVEEDNFLAALAELRAAGCSVALDDVGIGTSNFRMMLITRPTMLKIDRYLVTGIANDTYQQATMRAIRLLADQVHADLVAEGVETEEDLKALRTLGIEFAQGYLFSRPRAAEDLMATLLRPLQAVAPAAAIPASAPRAAAWSSHGGLSLVAQAS
- a CDS encoding PAS domain-containing protein; protein product: MIESLWARRSKTSESSSESRQRRSGAAQKVRPGQGRKEPADPTACLQAMFASRNLLVAIKDLDGRYLEVNEAYAGALGLDPVAVRGRLDRDLLTPDVAGEMAQRERLAMRGVALKPGLEAFAADAPVYLVERLPILDSRGGLAAVCLIAMASPVVIGDAAVVERMPAVEAEAPSGPLPGNPPSPEGCAAETPPPGGWLRVSSASNQLEWDAALYRSLLSLFCQRYEGFGVRLAERLAAGEIGDLAKDLGRLASGARNLGAIPLAGLAAGLLAIVERGEIETLAGQLGQFRRALDATILVIECRIRSTAEPFEWPAAREAASGNGAFSATTLVSALAVA
- a CDS encoding response regulator gives rise to the protein MNEPPAAGNRLLVVDDEPAHRKMLARALQEAGFEVEEAAGGLEAIAAANLRPPDLVLLDIDMPGIDGYETCRRLKEQERFASTPVIFLSGLGDIEGKMKAFAAGGVDYVTKPFFLEEVRVRVATHLEIERLRRAAELHLRELDANLARLHEVEHFRHDLVHMVAHDMRSPLMAVSGYLELLDLDGDRLGEDHRDYVAQALDGARSLVRLVDAMLDTDRLESGKLPLQLADRDLRAILDLALASLGPASVRRLVLETATPGRIVVHADSEVLRRVIANLVANALRNSEDDAKVRIVASTHGARARLEVHDTGSAIPDDFRPRVFEKYATRAGDRGPHRRAVGLGLPFCRLAVEAHGGTIGFDSGAGGSTFWIELPTPESAAAPA